One segment of Brassica napus cultivar Da-Ae chromosome C3, Da-Ae, whole genome shotgun sequence DNA contains the following:
- the LOC106434124 gene encoding uncharacterized protein LOC106434124, whose amino-acid sequence MNVPVKIQMNLEKFREFLHKVIRRNMENPNPVHSSVSPAVIFVATVDLFENFEMMWGSQRRINVPPPEDDANLLTFLTSRAKIVPERIHCDQLASILRYIDGPYLESFTAALKEKATTKEADKAIDATSHGLGLPVEDDGEFEEEDVEDEKEPVLKDEPNLAEVKEEPNLVEVKEELKLVEVKEEPVEVKEEPKDLVKEANRKRHASSSPTSSLGST is encoded by the exons ATGAACGTGCCGGTGAAAATACAGATGAATCTGGAGAAGTTCAGAGAGTTTCTCCACAAGGTCATCAGGAGGAATATGGAAAATCCCAATCCG GTACATTCTTCTGTAAGTCCAGCTGTCATCTTCGTTGCTACTGTGGACCTTTTTGAAAATTTCGAGATGATGTGGGGTAGCCAAAGACGTATCAATGTGCCTCCGCCGGAAGATGACGCTAATCTCTTGACCTTCCTCACATCTCGAGCTAAAATCGTTCCTGAACGCATTCACTGCGACCAGCTAGCATCGATTCTGCGTTACATCGATGGTCCCTATCTCGAGTCCTTCACAGCAGCCCTCAAGGAGAAAGCTACTACCAAAGAAGCTGATAAAGCTATCG ATGCTACCTCTCATGGCTTGGGTTTGCCAGTGGAGGATGATGGTGAGTTTGAAGAGGAGGATGTCGAGGATGAGAAGGAGCCTGTGCTCAAGGATGAGCCGAACTTGGCTGAAGTCAAAGAGGAGCCGAACTTGGTTGAAGTCAAGGAGGAGCTGAAATTGGTTGAGGTCAAGGAAGAGCCTGTTGAGGTCAAGGAGGAGCCAAAAGACTTGGTTAAAGAGGCCAATCGTAAGCGTCATGCTTCATCAAGCCCAACTTCTTCATTAGGCTCGACTTAG
- the LOC111210596 gene encoding heat stress transcription factor A-4a-like, producing the protein MNVPVTVTDYSLSSFYKGVYAVVDDSSLDSVVSWSKKKRSFIIWDPIEFQRRVLPTGRERRIRSLNFSMFMADLKYYGFIRVKGSKHRYHIGHPKYFVRGKPELMKKMQEEAHEKRMHKFEQDRAMRKKAKARAMELADALGDLAL; encoded by the exons ATGAACGTGCCGGTGACTGTGACCGATTACTCATTATCTTCATTCTACAAGGGTGTATACGCTGTGGTGGATGATTCCTCACTGGATTCAGTAGTCTCGTGGAGCAAAAAGAAGAGAAGTTTCATCATTTGGGATCCGATAGAGTTTCAGAGAAGGGTTCTGCCGACGGGCAGAGAAAGAAGAATACGATCCTTAAATTTCTCGATGTTTATGGCCGACCTTAAGTACTAT GGATTTATAAGGGTTAAGGGATCTAAGCATCGTTATCACATTGGACATCCGAAATATTTTGTGAGAGGTAAACCTGAGCTTATGAAAAAGATGCAGGAAGAGGCTCATGAGAAGAGAATGCACAAATTTGAACAAGACAGGGCTATGAGAAAGAAAGCCAAAGCTAGAGCCATGGAGTTAGCGGATGCCTTGGGTGATTTGGCTCTTTGA
- the LOC106434126 gene encoding LOW QUALITY PROTEIN: ACT domain-containing protein ACR5 (The sequence of the model RefSeq protein was modified relative to this genomic sequence to represent the inferred CDS: substituted 1 base at 1 genomic stop codon), producing NPLLYLSSLSSESISKKQRGVGADSFPGTNKSIGKHGGSSGLSIGDPHLKKSKGDASVSSPVLNKPIGTTGDSSGVPTGVNPPKVVIDNDVYKNVTVIKVDSANKHGILLEVVQVLTDLNLTIKKAYISSDGGWFMDVFNVTNQDGNKVTDEIVLDYIRKSLGPDESSCYSPRSTIGVKQYVDFTVIELTGTDRPGLLSELCAVLTDLQCNVVNAEIWTHRAKAAAVLQVTEEETSSAVTDSXRLSKIRKLLGYVLTGGSRSRRCREPKTTVSSSLNADCKLHQLMFADRD from the exons AACCCTTTGCTTTACCTCTCTTCGTTGTCCAGTGAATCGATTTCGAAGAAACAAAGAGGCGTTGGGGCTGACTCCTTTCCCGGAACGAACAAGTCCATCGGCAAACACGGTGGCTCTTCCGGCCTCTCGATCGGCGATCCCcatttgaagaaatccaaaggCGATGCGTCTGTCTCCTCTCCCGTTCTGAACAAACCCATCGGCACGACGGGTGACTCTTCCGGCGTCCCCACCGGAGTTAATCCTCCAAA GGTTGTGATTGATAACGATGTCTACAAGAACGTCACTGTCATTAAG gtggATAGTGCTAATAAACATGGGATTCTTCTTGAAGTTGTTCAAGTCTTGACTGATCTTAACCTCACCATCAAGAAAGCTTACATCTCCTCTGATGGTGGCTGGTTCATGGATGTCTTCAACGTCACTAATCAAGATGGGAACAAAGTCACTGATGAGATCGTTCTTGATTATATCCGTAAA TCTCTCGGCCCTGATGAGTCTTCCTGCTACAGTCCGAGATCAACCATCGGGGTTAAACAATATGTCGACTTCACTGTCATTGAGCTAACGGGGACAGACAGACCCGGTTTGTTGTCTGAGCTCTGCGCTGTTCTAACCGACCTTCAGTGCAACGTTGTCAACGCCGAGATCTGGACGCACAGAGCAAAAGCAGCGGCGGTTTTGCAAGTAACCGAGGAGGAAACCTCATCTGCGGTCACTGATTCATAGAGGTTATCCAAAATCAGGAAGCTTCTTGGTTACGTGCTCACTGGTGGGAGCAGGAGCAGGAGATGTCGCGAACCCAAAACCACGGTTTCCTCTTCTCTCAACGCTGACTGTAAGCTTCACCAGCTGATGTTTGCGGATAGAGATTAG